A region of Peromyscus maniculatus bairdii isolate BWxNUB_F1_BW_parent chromosome 7, HU_Pman_BW_mat_3.1, whole genome shotgun sequence DNA encodes the following proteins:
- the Spesp1 gene encoding sperm equatorial segment protein 1: protein MKPVVLVLLWLWPPSLLAYPTITVLPDEEQNLNHYVQVLQNLIMSVPTREQGSGETSSSFTEVPELKFSRYELIHTPEEVTPENDVLIRPFNEEKTTFPTSGFTLGMQRKRKTETTAFWSIRPNNVSVVLHEEEPYIEKEPEPEPEFEEPHSRPLWPPEHESEEDHDLEHEHEPDHEHEPDQEHEPDHEHEPDQEPEPDHEHEPDHEHEPDHEHEPDHEHEPDHEHKPEGTRHHHSMIIRPWVPTTQITIRTSTTSSMDVSTDSEDVPQLSGQPETENLEDLSGHHSESAIHEDILRKISNINVEIQQGPLGDANNPEYKEYIKASREHLKRSLALAAAAEHRLEEMYRSHVFPEERTSDSVDDMETVINMLYNSRSRLPEYLNIKHVPSELRKKVTAVTSVLKKLFCADQVETQRLIRKLLSNNMKILNILNVP, encoded by the coding sequence CCATAACTGTGTTGCCTGATGAAGAGCAGAATTTGAATCATTATGTACAAGTTTTACAGAACCTGATAATGAGTGTTCCCACCAGGGAGCAGGGCTCTGGGGAAACGTCCTCAAGTTTTACGGAAGTTCCAGAGCTGAAGTTTTCTCGGTATGAGCTGATACACACCCCTGAGGAAGTTACCCCTGAGAATGACGTTCTGATCAGGCCCTTCAATGAGGAAAAGACAACTTTCCCTACTAGCGGCTTCACACTGGGGatgcagaggaaaagaaaaaccgaAACTACAGCGTTCTGGTCCATCCGGCCAAAtaatgtttctgttgttttacaTGAGGAGGAACCTTATATTGAAAaagagccggagccggagccagAATTCGAGGAGCCCCATTCCAGGCCATTGTGGCCTCCTGAGCATGAGTCAGAGGAGGATCACGATCTGGAACACGAGCATGAGCCGGACCACGAGCATGAGCCGGACCAAGAGCATGAGCCGGACCACGAGCATGAGCCGGACCAAGAGCCTGAGCCGGACCACGAGCATGAGCCGGACCACGAGCATGAACCGGACCACGAGCATGAGCCGGACCACGAGCATGAGCCGGACCACGAGCATAAGCCAGAGGGCACACGTCATCATCATAGTATGATCATCCGCCCATGGGTGCCAACCACACAGATCACCATAAGAACGAGTACCACCAGCAGCATGGATGTCTCCACGGACTCTGAGGACGTGCCCCAGCTCTCAGGCCAGCCGGAAACGGAAAACTTGGAAGACCTCTCTGGACACCACTCCGAGAGTGCAATACACGAGGATATTTTGAGGAAAATTTCCAATATCAATGTAGAGATTCAGCAGGGGCCTCTCGGTGACGCCAACAACCCCGAGTACAAGGAGTACATCAAGGCCTCCAGGGAGCACCTGAAACGGAGCCTGGCCCTGGCTGCAGCCGCCGAGCACAGGTTGGAAGAGATGTACAGATCTCACGTCTTCCCCGAGGAGCGGACCAGCGATTCAGTCGATGACATGGAAACAGTTATCAACATGCTGTATAATTCCAGGTCCAGGTTGCCGGAGTATTTGAATATTAAGCATGTACCATCAGAGCTGAGAAAAAAGGTCACCGCCGTGACTAGTGTGTTGAAAAAACTATTTTGTGCAGATCAGGTAGAGACGCAACGCCTCATTAGGAAGCTGTTAAGCAATAATATGAAAATCCTAAATATCCTTAATGTCCCATGA